One Micromonospora sp. WMMD1120 genomic region harbors:
- a CDS encoding methyltransferase domain-containing protein, with protein MTQPDATRRPGPAPTQRDPEEEAVHRALESYYRAGKPPWDTGVPPPELVDLVEGHGALPPGRALELGCGTGTNAIYLARQGWEVAAVDLIDNAVDQAREKAAAAGVTVRVWHGDATRLDELDVPGPFHLFFDLSCYCGIPLHRRDAYAAGLTHRAAPGALLLMFGYGPESLDNPTSEIASWAAGVTADELRARFPGWALIDVTPGTNPMPTFWFTLRRDA; from the coding sequence ATGACCCAGCCCGACGCCACCCGGAGGCCGGGACCGGCTCCGACGCAGCGAGACCCGGAGGAGGAAGCCGTCCACCGCGCCCTCGAGAGCTACTACCGCGCCGGCAAACCGCCGTGGGACACCGGCGTGCCGCCGCCCGAGCTGGTCGACCTGGTGGAGGGGCACGGCGCGTTGCCGCCCGGCCGCGCCCTCGAACTCGGCTGCGGCACGGGGACCAACGCCATCTACCTCGCACGTCAGGGCTGGGAGGTGGCCGCCGTCGACCTGATCGACAACGCCGTCGACCAGGCCAGGGAGAAGGCCGCGGCGGCGGGAGTGACGGTACGGGTGTGGCACGGAGACGCCACCCGCCTCGACGAGTTGGATGTGCCGGGCCCCTTCCACCTGTTCTTCGACCTGAGCTGCTACTGCGGAATACCCCTGCACCGCCGCGACGCCTACGCCGCGGGGCTCACCCACCGCGCCGCCCCCGGAGCGCTGCTGCTGATGTTCGGGTACGGTCCCGAGTCGCTCGACAACCCGACCTCCGAGATCGCGTCGTGGGCGGCCGGCGTCACCGCCGACGAACTGCGCGCCAGGTTCCCCGGCTGGGCGCTCATCGACGTCACCCCGGGCACCAACCCGATGCCGACCTTCTGGTTCACGCTGCGCCGCGACGCCTAG
- a CDS encoding glycoside hydrolase family 43 protein: protein MDVGNRILSALVAAVLATGLSAAGAGPATAGQTSLRAADPSVIRVGATYISVQSLNNGIAVRQAASPDALAAAPARQVWTDTRDLGEVWAPEIVTDGGRYYIYFTAGRAAAHRMYVIHSASPAGGYTAERQLALPGGKWAIDGSLFTFNGQRWFVWSGWAGDTNIEQNIYLSRMSDPLTPTGNRYVISQPRESWERVVGNPYINESPEAIRDPNGQLHIVYSANGSWSDQYCLADLRLRAGGDPTYVWDWYKSNGCLFGSNRSTMMAGWDPTLHVNGPGHHSFVLLNGDIATSPPAGPRFPLMFHAVPKGTAYSWANRYWYTGTFCWWGNTTYRRANVPGPTADTGFSIKFFE from the coding sequence GTGGACGTCGGTAACCGCATTCTCTCCGCCCTCGTGGCCGCCGTGCTCGCCACCGGCCTGTCCGCCGCCGGTGCCGGCCCGGCGACCGCCGGTCAGACCAGCCTACGGGCCGCCGACCCGAGCGTGATCCGCGTCGGCGCCACCTACATCTCCGTGCAGTCGCTCAACAACGGGATCGCCGTACGGCAGGCGGCATCACCCGACGCGCTCGCCGCCGCACCCGCGCGTCAGGTGTGGACGGACACCCGCGACCTCGGTGAGGTCTGGGCCCCGGAGATCGTCACCGACGGCGGCCGCTACTACATCTACTTCACCGCCGGGCGCGCTGCCGCCCACCGGATGTACGTGATCCACTCGGCGTCGCCGGCCGGCGGCTACACCGCCGAGCGGCAGCTCGCGCTGCCCGGCGGCAAGTGGGCCATCGACGGCAGCCTGTTCACCTTCAACGGTCAGCGGTGGTTCGTCTGGTCCGGTTGGGCCGGCGACACCAACATCGAGCAGAACATCTACCTGAGCCGGATGAGTGACCCGCTCACCCCGACCGGCAACCGGTACGTCATCTCCCAACCACGGGAGAGCTGGGAGCGTGTCGTCGGCAACCCGTACATCAACGAGTCGCCCGAGGCGATCCGGGACCCCAACGGTCAACTGCACATCGTCTACTCCGCGAACGGCAGTTGGAGTGACCAGTACTGCCTCGCCGACCTGCGGCTGCGCGCCGGCGGCGACCCGACGTACGTGTGGGACTGGTACAAGTCGAACGGCTGCCTGTTCGGCTCGAACCGGTCCACCATGATGGCCGGCTGGGATCCCACACTGCACGTGAACGGCCCCGGCCACCACAGCTTCGTGCTGCTCAACGGTGACATCGCCACCAGCCCGCCCGCCGGGCCGAGGTTCCCGCTGATGTTCCACGCCGTTCCCAAGGGCACCGCGTACTCGTGGGCGAACCGGTACTGGTACACCGGCACCTTCTGCTGGTGGGGCAACACCACCTACCGCCGCGCCAACGTGCCCGGCCCGACCGCCGACACCGGGTTCAGCATCAAGTTCTTCGAGTGA
- a CDS encoding Type 1 glutamine amidotransferase-like domain-containing protein, with the protein MKFLLTSGGISNPSISAALVDLLGKPIGESTALFIPTALHPFPGGAERAWKAVHGRADIPLTQLGWKSLGLLELTALPSIREENWVPAVREADALLVWGGDVLYLTYWLRRSGLADLLPSLVDTVYVGVSAGSIAVTPYNCDAEFDLAFVPDGSDMAQDADRALGLVDFTLYPHLDHPGMEDTTLPDIEKWASGIPVPTYAIDDDTAITVVDGAVDVISEGEWRLLNARPPGRPGRN; encoded by the coding sequence ATGAAGTTCCTTCTCACCTCGGGAGGCATCAGCAATCCGAGCATCTCCGCCGCGCTCGTCGACCTGCTGGGCAAGCCGATCGGTGAATCCACGGCCCTGTTCATCCCCACCGCTCTCCACCCGTTCCCCGGCGGCGCGGAGCGGGCGTGGAAGGCGGTGCACGGTCGGGCTGACATCCCGCTCACCCAGCTGGGGTGGAAGTCCCTGGGGCTGCTGGAGCTGACCGCGCTGCCCAGCATCCGGGAGGAAAACTGGGTCCCGGCGGTCCGGGAGGCCGACGCCCTCCTCGTCTGGGGCGGCGACGTGCTGTACCTGACCTACTGGCTGCGCCGGTCCGGCCTGGCCGACCTCCTGCCGTCGCTGGTTGACACGGTCTACGTCGGGGTCAGCGCCGGCAGCATCGCGGTCACCCCGTACAACTGCGACGCCGAGTTCGACCTCGCCTTCGTCCCGGACGGCAGCGACATGGCCCAGGACGCCGACCGGGCGCTGGGGCTGGTGGACTTCACGCTCTACCCGCACCTCGATCATCCGGGGATGGAGGACACCACGCTGCCCGACATCGAGAAGTGGGCGTCCGGAATCCCGGTCCCGACGTACGCCATCGACGACGACACCGCCATCACCGTGGTCGACGGGGCCGTCGACGTCATCTCCGAAGGCGAGTGGAGACTGCTCAACGCGCGACCGCCCGGACGTCCGGGCCGTAATTGA